CTCAGAAGCAACCATTTTGATGTGATCGTGGATATAAGAGCTTTCCAGCTTATATTCACTTTCTTCCGGTGCAGCGGGTGTGTATTTTTCAGGGTCCCCATAAATTACACCGTCTTCTTTGCCAACCTGTATTACCTTTGAGCCTATATTCTCAATCTCATCATTGGAATATCTTTTATAATTTCCACCGATGATTTTTGTAATATTTCCTTTTACAATCCTTGTCCTGCTCATGTTTTAGGTTTTAGAAATTATTACTTTTTTCTGAACTGTTGTTCTTTACGATCTTATCAGAATGCTGTTCATTGGTTCCGGCGCTTTGTGTCACGATTTTACCTTCACTCATCTCGTTTCTTTCCTGTTTTGTTTCACTGTGTACGTCGCCATCTATCATTTCTGTGAGTTTTCCGGTAATGAACATACTTGCATCACCTGTAACAGAAGTTATTTTCATGGCACCAATGCTTTGTGTTTCATTCAGGGTAACGGTTTCTGTTTTGTTCATACCCACAGTATTGCTTTGGTTAGCCATTACATTGGTGGTCATATTTTGCCCTACATTGATGTCAAGATTGGCTCCTACATTGAAAGTCATGTTTTGGGGAGAAGTTACTGTAATATTTCCTTTTCCATCCATAAAATAGATATTACCGCTGGGATCTTCAATATGAATACTGCCTTCGGTATCGTTAAAAATAACCCTGTTACCACTGCGGGTCTGTATAGATTTGATGTGATTGTTTACTCCGCCGCCTAATCCAACGCCTCCGTGAAACATTCCGCCCATAGCAAAAGGAAAGTCGGGATGATGGTATTCAAAACCAACCATTACCTGATCACCCACTTCCGGAATAGCCACAAATCCTCTGTTTTGTGTGATCATATCTGTACCTCCCGCATCAGGGCTCATCATCCGGATGAAATAGGTAGTATCGTTGAGCTGCCAGTCAAACTGTACCTGTATCCGTCCCTGATTCAGGGGGTCTGTATTGGAAACAACGGTTGCAATCTGTGGCTCTGCATGAGGAAGTTTAAATTCCGGGGCAGGAATATATCCGGTTCCTTCAGCAATGGCTTCAAAAAATCCTGTGTAATACCCTCTGGCATCTACTTCGTGGGTAGCTTCTGTGATCATCAGTTTGGTGAAGTAAGAAGTGTCATTCGTGTTGGATTTTCTCATGTTAATATCTGCTGTACAGCCTGGATACAGAAACGGAACGGTAGTGTTTCCGGAAACCGTAAAAACTTCTACAGCCGCACTTCCTGCTATACTTTTTTGGGTGTCGTCCACATTTAAATACATGTTGGCATTGGCAGGGGAAGGTGTTAATGACCGGGTTTTAAAGATGCCCTCATTCAGCTCATATGATTTTGACGCAAGATGTCCCAAATGTTTAATATTTGCGGTAGAACTTGTCAGTTTCTCATTTTTACTGCTGTTATATCCGAAAAATTCAGGTTTGGTATGAATGGCCTTCAGCTTAACATTGACGTCATTTACATTGCTGCCATAGATCAGTTGTATAGATTGCTCACCGGAAGGAAGCTTTCCGAAATGTAATATCTCGCCATCATAATAAAATTGTTCACCATAGGTTTCTGCCAGCCTTGCAAGATAATTATAATGGGTTTCCTTGTATTGTGCACTATAGTTAATCTGGCTTGCATTTTTTGCATTTATTGTATAATCGTATTTAG
This region of Chryseobacterium vaccae genomic DNA includes:
- a CDS encoding type VI secretion system Vgr family protein, translating into MKKNSSNSEKISENEISGINRIVNLDIVIEGKIIKYFKHFRLRQSIRSHHDFELILAHDALEKIQDHQLQDAYLFLGKRLTVTIKYKDIENDGPERTFVGLITEVGFSQEKMSLGNIVLKGKSPTILMDSAYHTQSFGGDQPVNTSIIADKIFKETLGSKYDYTINAKNASQINYSAQYKETHYNYLARLAETYGEQFYYDGEILHFGKLPSGEQSIQLIYGSNVNDVNVKLKAIHTKPEFFGYNSSKNEKLTSSTANIKHLGHLASKSYELNEGIFKTRSLTPSPANANMYLNVDDTQKSIAGSAAVEVFTVSGNTTVPFLYPGCTADINMRKSNTNDTSYFTKLMITEATHEVDARGYYTGFFEAIAEGTGYIPAPEFKLPHAEPQIATVVSNTDPLNQGRIQVQFDWQLNDTTYFIRMMSPDAGGTDMITQNRGFVAIPEVGDQVMVGFEYHHPDFPFAMGGMFHGGVGLGGGVNNHIKSIQTRSGNRVIFNDTEGSIHIEDPSGNIYFMDGKGNITVTSPQNMTFNVGANLDINVGQNMTTNVMANQSNTVGMNKTETVTLNETQSIGAMKITSVTGDASMFITGKLTEMIDGDVHSETKQERNEMSEGKIVTQSAGTNEQHSDKIVKNNSSEKSNNF